The Cytobacillus firmus genome segment CAGTTTTGATAGGACTCTGAGCTTTCTGAAGAAGTTGAATTGCCGGCTGTACCGCTGCTGTCATTCGACCCGCTTTTACCGGTATTACTTGAAGAACCACTCACAGCTTCAGAATCCAGATCCCCTTTTGTCGTTCCTTCATCTCCAAGGGCCCATAACCCTTTACTGGATTCTCTTGCTTCCCTGCCGAATTTTCTGAAGTATTCACTGTATTTCACATCCGGATTGTAGGTGGATGGCTCCGCATACCCTTTTAAAACCAAATGGGCATTAAACATTTTTTCACGTATTTCATCTTCTTCCATATCATCCGCCGGGATGTCGAGCCAAACAATTCTCAACAGGCGGCCATATCGATCGGTGTCTGACACATCTTTTTGCATCCAGATTTTCTTGCCACCCAGCTCAGATTTGGTGAATTGGCTCGCTTCTTTCCCGAATTCTTCCACTCTTGTTGTTGATTCGGGAGTGTTTACTCCAATCAGGCGGACTTTCCTGCCGTCAGAGGTTTCAATTGTGTCACCGTCCACTACTCTGCCAACGGTAACTAATTCCAGGCCCAAGCTCTCTGCAGCCTGTCTTTGTTCCTGCTCCTGTTTTTGCTTTTCAGCCTCTTCCTGCTTCTGTTTTTCTTCCTGTTCTGCTTCTAGCCGTGCTTGCTCCTCAGCTTGCTTTTTCACTTCCTCTTTTTCAGCCTTTTCTTGGGCAAGCTTTTCTTCTTCAGCTTTTTTATCTGCTTCATTCTCTTCTGATTGTATCTGTTCCTTCTCAGGCTCATTTACAGTATCGGTTGCATCGGAATCTGCAGTTGCTAGAAATATGGATAAAATGAAGCCTGCTGCCATAATCCAGCCCGATTTTTTAAAATTTATTTTATATTTACGGTGCTGGTTATTTAAATATAAACCAATTAAAAAGACTGCTAACCCGATAAATGCAGCAGGAGCAGCTATGCTCATTAAAAGCATAAACACAATAACAATAGTAATAATAGTCCATCTTATAACTTTCAAACTCTTAAGTCTCCTCTTTATAAAATTCACCTAAATAAGCATACCTTTTTTCTTTCCAAATTTAAACACCAATTCACTAATGAATTGGTGTTATTAAGAATTAATTAAAATTACTGCTTCTTACCAAAAATCTCTTCCTGCAGTCTTCTGCCGGTAGGTGTTGCTGCGAGTCCTCCCTCAGCTGTTTCCCTCAGTGCTGAAGGCATGGATTGTCCGATTAGGAACATTGCATTTATGACTTCATCACATGGAATTCTGCTCGTAATTCCGGCGAGTGCCATATCCGCAGCTGTCATCGCATTGGAAGCACCCATGGCATTCCGTTTTACACATGGAACTTCTACTAGTCCGGCGACTGGGTCACATACAAGGCCCAGCATATTCTTTAATGTAATTGCCATGGCCTCAGCGGCCTGTTTTGGCGTTCCGCCTGCCATTTCTACAATGGAAGCTGCCGCCATGGCGCTTGCAGACCCCACCTCAGCCTGGCATCCTCCAGCAGCACCTGAGATGGAGGCATTGTTTGCCACAACAAAGCCAAATGCTGCGGAAGTAAACAGGAATTCGATCATTTCCATACGTGTTGGTTTGAGGACTTCTTTAACAGCGAACAAAGTACCTGGAACCACACCCGCTGAACCGGCTGTCGGTGTTGCACAGATTGTGCCCATTGCTGCATTTACTTCATTGGTTGCAACCGCTTTGCTTACAGCATCCAATAAAATATTTCCAGATAAAGCCTTTCCGCTCTGAATGTACTTTTGCAGAAGAACTGCATCGCCGCCTGTGAGTCCTGTTACAGATGTTACCCCTTTCAGTCCCCTCTCAACTGCCTGTTCCATGACAGTCAGGTTGCGGTCCATTTTGGCAATAATTTCATCACGTGTTAATCCGGTTACTTCTATCTCCTGCTGAATCATGATTTCGGCTATTTTTACACCTTTATTTTCAGCGAGCTCTATAAGCTCAGCAACATTTCTAAATAACATTAGTCTTTCCCTCCTGATGACCAGCTAACTATTAGTCAACCATTCTAATAATTTGTGTTATATTCGGAAGCCCTTCAAGCTCCGTCATTACCTCCTGGCCGATCTTCTGATCCACTTCTATGACCATGATGGCCATTTTTCCTTTTTCCTTGCGTGAAACTTCCATATGGCCGATGTTGATCTGGTGCTTGGATAAAATATTCGTTACAGCGGAGATAACTCCAAACTGATCGTTATGAACAACTAAAATGGCAGGATGTTCACCGGATAATTTAAGTTCAAAGGAATTCAGTTCAGTTATTTCAATGGTTCCGCCGCCGATGGATATTCCCACAAGTTCGATTTCACGGTCTCCTTCAGTAAGCTTGACTCTTACAGTATTAGGATGGTCGGTTACGGTATCTTCAACTGTAAAAATGACTTCAATCCCTGCATCTTTAGCTAATTGCAGGGCGGAAGGGATGCGCTCGTCAAAGGTATCAAAGTCAAGGATACCGCCGACAATTGCCACATCCGTGCCATGTCCTTTATAGGTTTTTGCAAAAGAACCATATAAGGAAATCTCTGCTTTGGACGGCTGTTTTCCAAAAAGAGTCCGGGCAACACGTCCAATACGTGCGGCTCCAGCTGTATGAGAGCTTGATGGGCCGATCATAACCGGGCCGATAATATCAAATGCTGATCTGTATTTCATTTTGTATGCCCCTTTACTTTTAAGGTATATAAATGGAAATGGATATAGCTGTTTTGCTAACAGCATCTATTTTAATAACTCGTCTTATTTATGCTCCAGGGCTGCCTTCCGGCTGGAGCTCATTTATCGTTCTGATTTTCTGAAGGTAATTATAAATAGTGAATTTTGAAACCCCCAGAACAGATGCGACATAATCAGTTGCTCCTTTAATGAGGAATGTCCCTTTGTCTTCAAGCTGGCGTACACACTCAACTTTTTCTTCAAGCGTCATCAATGAAGGTGCCTTCTTAAATCCCTGAAGAACCTGATCTACCATCTCGTGAATAACATCCTGCACAGAATTAAAAAAGGTTTCCGATTTAGACGAATGTTCATCAAAGCTGATAAATTGTTCAATTTCTCCTCCGAATTGCATGAGCAGACTTATATCATAATTTAGGCATAGTGCGCCGATTACTTTATTTTCATCATCCCGGAGAAAAATCGTAGATGATTTCATGACATTTCCTTTTTTGGACTGTGTTTTATAATTCGCAATATCATTTACATCATTTTTATGTTTGGCTAATTCATTCAATACAAGGTCGGTGATGGGTGAGCCGATCTTTCTTTCTGTTATATCTCCTGCTATATGGATAAGCGATTTTTTTAAGTCGCTGAAATCGTGCACGGCCACTTCACAGCGGGAACCAAACATTCGCACAAGCATATCTGCAGTCCGGATCGCCAAATCAAAAACAGGTCTATGGCATTCCTTCAACTTTGTCACTTCCTTTTATGAAATCGCTTTCAATATTATACTAATCTATATTTCTCTTCAAATTCATAATAACATAAAAACAAAAGAGTTAAAATAAAATTTTAATAGCTACAAAAAAATTGTAATGCACATAAAAAATTGCCGCATAAGTCAGATGCGGCAATTCAACATTATACATTCTTTAATACAAGGTAAAGCCTGCTGACACGCTCTGTTTGCTCTTCTTCAGAAGCAAGATCAAATTTTTTCAGCAGATGGAAGACCTCATTTAAAATATCCTGGGTATGTTCCTGCTGGAAAAATGACTGAAACAGCGGGTTCATATCTTCCGGGAGGAAACCTCTCTGCTGTTCAAATTTCTTTTGAACATCTTCCGGAGTATGATCCAATTTACATTCGCTCATTAAAAAAACCTCCTGTATGAACTGTAAACTTGTTTTTCGTTAGTATTAATCACTATTCTATTTTACCTTCTACAGTCCTATTAAAACATATACCTCTTCTGCATCGTTTCTTCAAACATTTCGACTATAATAGAAGTAATTGATTTGAAATGAGTGAGTTCTTT includes the following:
- a CDS encoding thermonuclease family protein, whose product is MKVIRWTIITIVIVFMLLMSIAAPAAFIGLAVFLIGLYLNNQHRKYKINFKKSGWIMAAGFILSIFLATADSDATDTVNEPEKEQIQSEENEADKKAEEEKLAQEKAEKEEVKKQAEEQARLEAEQEEKQKQEEAEKQKQEQEQRQAAESLGLELVTVGRVVDGDTIETSDGRKVRLIGVNTPESTTRVEEFGKEASQFTKSELGGKKIWMQKDVSDTDRYGRLLRIVWLDIPADDMEEDEIREKMFNAHLVLKGYAEPSTYNPDVKYSEYFRKFGREARESSKGLWALGDEGTTKGDLDSEAVSGSSSNTGKSGSNDSSGTAGNSTSSESSESYQNCTELRKVYPNGVPSTHPAYDSKHDRDKDNYACER
- the sdaAA gene encoding L-serine ammonia-lyase, iron-sulfur-dependent, subunit alpha translates to MLFRNVAELIELAENKGVKIAEIMIQQEIEVTGLTRDEIIAKMDRNLTVMEQAVERGLKGVTSVTGLTGGDAVLLQKYIQSGKALSGNILLDAVSKAVATNEVNAAMGTICATPTAGSAGVVPGTLFAVKEVLKPTRMEMIEFLFTSAAFGFVVANNASISGAAGGCQAEVGSASAMAAASIVEMAGGTPKQAAEAMAITLKNMLGLVCDPVAGLVEVPCVKRNAMGASNAMTAADMALAGITSRIPCDEVINAMFLIGQSMPSALRETAEGGLAATPTGRRLQEEIFGKKQ
- the sdaAB gene encoding L-serine ammonia-lyase, iron-sulfur-dependent subunit beta, whose translation is MKYRSAFDIIGPVMIGPSSSHTAGAARIGRVARTLFGKQPSKAEISLYGSFAKTYKGHGTDVAIVGGILDFDTFDERIPSALQLAKDAGIEVIFTVEDTVTDHPNTVRVKLTEGDREIELVGISIGGGTIEITELNSFELKLSGEHPAILVVHNDQFGVISAVTNILSKHQINIGHMEVSRKEKGKMAIMVIEVDQKIGQEVMTELEGLPNITQIIRMVD
- a CDS encoding helix-turn-helix transcriptional regulator, with translation MKECHRPVFDLAIRTADMLVRMFGSRCEVAVHDFSDLKKSLIHIAGDITERKIGSPITDLVLNELAKHKNDVNDIANYKTQSKKGNVMKSSTIFLRDDENKVIGALCLNYDISLLMQFGGEIEQFISFDEHSSKSETFFNSVQDVIHEMVDQVLQGFKKAPSLMTLEEKVECVRQLEDKGTFLIKGATDYVASVLGVSKFTIYNYLQKIRTINELQPEGSPGA